One part of the Flavobacterium johnsoniae UW101 genome encodes these proteins:
- a CDS encoding PorP/SprF family type IX secretion system membrane protein, with translation MRTKLFFFVIMFVTIAGYAQQDAQFTQYMYNTININPAYAGSRGALSIFGLYRTQWIGLDGAPETSSFSINTPINNSNLGVGLSLVNDKIGPTNENNISADISYTVQTSADFKLSFGIKGTANIFNLDVNKLNPSEQGDPQFQDLNNKFSPNVGAGVYWHSDKAYIGLSVPNFIETNRYSDNDIAIYKDKINYYLMAGYVFDLDKLQYIKFKPAVLTKMVEGAPLQVDVSANFMFIDKLVLGVAYRWSASLSAMAGFQITDGLYIGYGYDRETTNLNNYNSGSHEIFLRYEFFKNNGKMTTPRFF, from the coding sequence TTACGCAATATATGTACAATACGATTAATATAAATCCCGCTTATGCAGGATCCAGAGGCGCTCTAAGTATTTTTGGTTTATACCGTACACAATGGATAGGACTTGACGGCGCTCCAGAAACAAGCAGTTTTTCTATCAACACTCCAATCAACAACAGTAATTTAGGAGTCGGCCTTTCACTTGTAAATGATAAAATTGGGCCAACAAACGAAAACAATATATCAGCAGATATATCGTATACCGTTCAGACTTCTGCCGATTTTAAACTGTCGTTTGGTATCAAAGGAACTGCTAATATATTCAATCTCGATGTCAACAAACTAAATCCGTCAGAACAAGGAGATCCACAGTTTCAGGATTTAAACAACAAATTTAGTCCAAATGTGGGAGCTGGAGTTTACTGGCATTCAGATAAAGCCTATATCGGTTTATCAGTTCCCAATTTCATCGAAACTAATAGATACAGTGATAACGACATTGCTATTTACAAAGACAAAATCAATTATTATTTAATGGCCGGTTATGTTTTTGATTTGGATAAATTACAATATATCAAATTCAAACCCGCAGTTTTAACCAAAATGGTTGAAGGAGCACCGCTGCAAGTCGATGTTTCTGCCAACTTTATGTTTATTGACAAACTTGTTTTGGGTGTTGCTTACAGATGGAGTGCTTCTCTAAGCGCTATGGCAGGATTTCAAATCACCGACGGACTTTATATAGGATATGGATACGACCGCGAAACCACAAACCTAAATAATTATAATTCAGGATCGCATGAAATATTCCTGCGTTACGAATTCTTCAAAAACAATGGTAAAATGACAACTCCTCGTTTCTTCTAA